From the Nostoc sp. PCC 7107 genome, the window GGTGCTTACGAATCACATCAAGTACCCGCAGATGATAGCCTCCAGAGAAATTTTACGGGACAACTTAATATTTACTATGATGCTGTCATTGCATATATTCGTGATGCCGAGTCTATGCTGATATTTGGGCCTGGTGAGGCAAAGGATGAACTGAAAAAACGGCTAGAAAAAAATAACCTTGGTAGCCGCATCGTAGATATTGAAACAGTGGATAAGATGACAGATCATCAAATCGCGGCGAAGATTCGACAGCACTTTGCCGCGTCGCATTAAGCCGCAAAAAGGTTTAGCGCCAATCAGTTGATTAACCCCAAAAAATCAAATCGATGAATCACCAAATTTTCACGTTTTGGAGCTTACTTTATGAAGACGTTAAGCCAGTCTCCCTATTCATCCAAAAAGCCTAAAACGGGATCTAGCCAGTCTGTAGATTCATCAAAAACGCTCATTGATATTGCTCAACATAATGTGGATGGAGTTCTGCACTTATTTGACACTTCTTTAGAGGGGTTGAGTGAGACTGAAGCCAAACGGCGATTAGAGAAATCTGGACTAAATGAGATCGCCCGTGAAAAAGCGATCGCGTGGTATGTCCAACTCCTAAAAACGGTGACTAATCCCCTCTCGCTTTTACTCATTGTTCTGGCGACGATTTCACTGTTAACCGGGAGTCCCACAGCCGCCTTGATCATTTTTGCGATGGTGATTTTCGGTGGTTTGCTGCGCTTTTCACAAGAATTTCAGTCGAACAAAGCCGCCGAAAAGCTGCGAGAAATGGTGAGCGCAACAGCAACGGTGAGTCGCTTGGGTGCCGCACCGAAAAAAGAGAAGGGAATAACAGCAGGAAAAGAAATTGCAGTGAAGCTACTTGTACCTGGTGATGTCATCTTTCTGTCAGCCGGAGATATGATTCCAGCCGATGTCAGGCTGATTGCGACGAAAGATTTATTCCTCAGTCAGTCAACCCTCACCGGGGAGTCTCTACCCACTGAAAAACACGCAGAACTCCCAGATCACAATGAGAAAAACCCACTAGAGTTAGTCAACCTCTGTTTCATGGGTACGGCGGTAGTCAGTGGTTCTGGAACAGCCGTTGTCGCCGAAACGGGTAGTCATACTTATCTAGCATCACTAGCTAAAACCGTTAGTGGACGCAAACCACGCACGAGCTTTGACAAAGGTGTCAATGGTGTCACCATGTTGCTGTTGCGCTTTATGCTGATCATGGCTCCACTAGTCTTTGTGATCAATGGGGTGGTTAAAGGCAATTGGATTGAGGCATTCACCTTCGGTTTATCTGTAGCTGTAGGACTGGCTCCAGAAATGTTACCTGTGATTGTCACGGCAAATTTGGCCAAGGGGGCAATTACCATGTCTAACAAAAAGGTAATTGTCAAAAACATTGATGCAATTCAAGACTTTGGCTCCATGAATATTCTCTGTACTGACAAAACAGGCACTCTCACCCAAGATAAAATCGTTTTACAGAGGCATTTAGATCCCTACGGTCAAGAAAGTACAGATGTCCTCAAATATGCTTATCTTAATAGCTTTTACCAAACTGGCTTAAAAAATTTATTGGATATCGCCGTTCTCGATCACAATCAAGAACTTGCATCTTTAGACATTGAAAAAAACTACCAGAAATTTGATGAAATTCCCTTTGACTTTGTGCGTCGTCGGATGTCTGTTGTCGTCGAAGAAATGGGAAAACAGCATATCCTGATTTGCAAAGGTGCAGTTGAAGAAGTCCTCAAAGTCTGCACTCAACTCAAAGTTAATGATCAGGTTTTGCCAATGGATGAGTCAGTCCATACCAAGGTTGCTGATTTACAACAAAAACTCAATTCTGAAGGGTTACGGGTAGTCTCGGTGGCATACAAAGTCATGCCAACGGATCAATCGCATTATGCCATTACCGATGAGAGTGATTTGATTTTGTTGGGTAACATTGCGTTTCTCGATCCGCCTAAAGATTCCGCAGCCCAAGCAATTAAAGCTCTCAAACGCAATGGAGTCGATATAAAAATTATCACCGGGGATAATGAAATCATTACTCGTAAAATCTGCAAAGATGTTGGCTTACCTATCCAAAAGGTTTTATTAGGTAGCGATATTGACTCTTTATCAGATGATGAATTAGCTTCATCTGCTGCAACCACAACTATTTTTGCTAAATTTTCTCCCACTCAAAAAGCCAAAGTTATTCAGGTGCTGCGAAAAAAAGGCAACATTGTGGGATACATGGGAGATGGGATCAATGATGCAGCCGCTTTGCGGGAGGCAGATGTGGGCATCTCAGTTGATACGGCGGTCGATATTGCCAAAGAATCGGCAGACATTATTTTGTTAGAAAAAAACTTATTAATCCTGGAATCTGGAGTAATCGAAGGTCGCAAGACTTTTGCCAATATCATCAAATATATCAGAATGGGTACTAGCTCTAACTTTGGCAATATGTTTAGTGTCTTGGGTGCAAGTGCGATTTTGCCATTTTTACCGATGCAGCCAGTACAAATATTAATAAATAATCTCCTATACGACTTTTCGCAAACAGGTATTCCCTTCGATGATGTGGATCGAGATGACCTCGTTAAGCCACCGAAATGGAAAGTTGATAATATTCAGCGATTTATGATGTTTATCGGCCCGGTTAGCTCCATTTTCGACTATTCCACATTTGCTCTGATGTGGTTTATCTTTGGGGCAAACTCTGTAGACAATCAAGCTTTGTTCCAAACGGGTTGGTTTGTGGAAAGTCTGATGACTCAAACGTTGATTATCCATGTCATTCGCACAGCTAAAATTCCTTTTTTCCAGAGTCGGGCTTCTTTACCGATGCTAATGATCACTGCCACTGTAATGGGAGTGGGAATGTATCTGCCATTTTCGCCAATTGGATCTAGTTTGGGGTTAGTTCCTTTGCCAGCCGTTTATTTTCTCTGGTTAGCTTTAATCCTAACTTGCTATTGTGTATTGACTCAACTTGTGAAAACTTGGTTCATCAAGAAATATGGATATACCTAATGACCTGTTCTTGTAGTTCAAGAGGATGAAATTTATGAAGTGGCAACAATTAATTCTGGTTTTTATCGCCAGTATTTGTTTAATATTTGCAGGCAATGCCCTAGCGCAAACTGATATCAATATCAACAATACCAACCTGATTCGCTTTGGTGGCAGTGTAACTGTACCAGAGAATCAAGTTGTGGAAAATGCTCTGGCTTTTGGGGGGAGTGTTACGGTATCACCTAATGCCAGAGTTTTGGATACAGCGATCGCTTTTGGCGGAGATGTCATCCTGAAAAAAAGAGCGCGGGTAGAAGCTGATGCTTACTCCTTTGGCGGCAAAATTGTACAAGAAGAAGGTGCGATCGTTGGTGGTGAACGTTCCACATTTAGCGAACGACATGGGATGATGTCTGGTTCTAATCAAGGTAGAAGAAGCTTCTTCGCTCAGTCTTCCTTCAGTCCCATTTTGAGAATTAGCGCCGCTGTAATCGCAGCTATTCTCGGACTGATTATTTTGCGTACCAATCCACAGTTTCTGCCGAATTTGGCTACAAAATTGCGTCAACACCCCACTTTGGCTGTTCTATGGGGAATGGGGGCGATTGTCGCCATTATCTTTGTCAATGTGTTTCTGGCGATTACGCTTATTGGTATTCCCCTGATTCCACTACTAAGTCTGACGGCAATTGTTACTTCTCTAGTAGGGTCATTAGGGGTAGCACTTTTTGTCGGTCAAGGCCTATTTAGTAATCGTAATTGGTCGTTACAGCAGCAGTTTTTGGTAGGTTTAGCGATCGTGACAGTTCTGACACTAATTCCATTTTTCGGAGGGTTAGTAATTTTCTTAGTCAATCTCTTCGGCTTGGGTGTCATATTGCTCTGGCAATTTGGTCAAGAAAAACCTCAAATAGCTACTTAAGAAGGCAAACAATGAGATCAAAGCTATATAGTTTGGCTGCATCCTTGGCAGCTTTGAGTATGTTTGCAGCCTGCTCTTTGAACTTGGGTGGGCTTAGAGGATCTGGAATCGTCAAAACTGAATCTAGAGAAGTGGCTGGATTTTCATCCATCTCCTTTAAATCTGTGGGTAGGGTCAGGGTGCAGCAGACGGGAAAAGAGTCCCTGACTATTAGCGCAGAAGACAACATCCTGCCGCTTTTAGATAGTCGCGTCAAAGATCACATTCTGTATCTTGGCATTGTCAATGATTCCTCTTTCGCTCCGACCAAGCCGATTGAGTTTGTTTTGCAGGTCAAGAGTCTGAAAAGCTTGCACATAGATGGGGTCGGCAGTATTGAAGCCAAGGGTATTCAAGGCAAACAGTTATCAGTTTCTCTTGATGGCGTGGGTAGTATGACGATCGCAGGAAGCACTGATGTACTAGACCTTAGCCTTTCTGGGGTCGGAAGCTTTAAGGGCGAGGAGTTCAAGACTAAACAGGCTACGGTTCGCCATAGCGGCGTGGGGAGTGCAGTAGTCAATGTGAGTGATCGGTTAGATGCAACTGTATCTGGCGTAGGGTCAGTAGAGTATATTGGTTCTCCCCAAGTTCGGGAATCTGTGAAAGGCGTGGGATCAGTCAAGAAACGGTAGCTTTTGTCAAAAACCAGAATGCAAAATATTACCATTGTCTGCCAAAATCAAAAAATATCCTCATAGATATCTGTCATTGTTAGCTGTAAATTGACCGAATTTAAAACTAATTTATCCTCAATTCCCAAAATCTCCTGTGTCCAATTCCCTAGCAAATCTTGACGATAAACTTCCACTTTTATCTCATCTTGCGAAACTAAAACATACTCCTGTAAACTACCGATAGTCTGATAATTAACCAGCTTTTCACGGCGATGCCTACGGCGGGCTACGCCTACGCTAACCTCGGTACTTGGTGATAACACCTCAAAAATCACACAAGGATAATTCAGAAAATAGTTATCTCGATCCTCAGAGCTACAAGTAACCACTACATCAGGATAATAAAATATCGTCTGATTTTGATTAGTAGCGCTTAACTTGACTTTCATATCTGACATAAACACATCGCTTGCCCCACCCCGCAATTGAGAACGTAACCGACTAGCAATATTTAAAGTAATGATATTGTGCGCCTTACTGCCCCCCGCCATCGCAAAAATTTGACCACCCAAATACTCATGGCGGAGTTCGCTTTTAGTTTCTGCTTCTAAATATTCGGCAACCGAGAAAACGGGAATCGGCGATCGCATAACTTTAAATCTGGTTTCTGGCTATCTCTGTTATTATACCTGCGATCAATTTTTGGAATTCTTTACAAAATCGAGCGTTACGTTATATATCATATTCAATCAATTCATTCAGGAAATAGAACAACCATCCATCACACTAAAATCAATATGGAAAATGAAACAAAATTGACGCTAATTAAAACCATTCACACGTTGATATGGGTATTCTTCAACTTTGTGATTTTCTATATGCTTTATGCCGCAATTGCAAATAAACTCGATTTCTGGCTCTGGATTGGTTATGGATTTGTATTTCTAGAAGGACTAACCCTACTGACGTTTAAATTACACTGCCCATTAAATCTGCTTGCCCGAAAATATTCAAGTTCCAAAAAAGACAATTTTGATATTTATCTTCCAAGTTGGTTAGCCAAATATACTAAATCGATTTATACATCTATTTTTGCAATTATTCTTATCATTACAATCTATCAAATTTTGAATTAAAAATACTGGTGGTAATAATGACTAAACAGATTTCTCTCAATACGCTCTGGGATTTAGCGATATCTAAGGATCGTGTATTTGATTCAGACGAATTCGCTCATTTACCAGAAGCAGCAAGACGATATCTCGAACACGCGATCGCTCCTGGAACCAAAATTGCATCTGCGGTGCGATTGCAGATGCACGGCGAAATCAAATTGAAGAGTTGGATTCCATTCAAAGCAGAGCAAGTTATTTGCTGGGAGCATGGACTGATTTGGAGTGCTACAGCATGGATGAATGGTTTGCCAATCGTGGGATCGGATCGGATTATAGACGGTGTAGGTGCTATGCAGTGGAAGCTTTTAGGAATTTTCCCTGTGATGATAGCTTCGGGTTCCGATATTACACGGTCTGCTGTTGGTCGTCTCCAGTCAGAGTCAATCTGTTTACCATCTGTGTTCTATGGTGATGATGTGACCTGGACAACAATAGATTCATCACATTTACATTCGAGTTTCGTACTACAGGATGAGAGAGCAGAACTTGATTTGACTATTGATCAAACAGGTCGGCTCAAAACCGTCAAGTTACCGCGCTGGGGCAATCCAGAAGGTGCTGAGTTTCATGATGTGGACTTTGGTGCAATTATAGACGATGAAGGTACATTCTCTGGCTACACAATTCCCACACGTCTGCGAGTTGGATGGTACTTTGGCTCTGAAAGGTTTGAGTCAGAGGGCGAATTTTTCCGAGCCACAATTGATAATGCAATCTATCGCTAGACTGAGCAAAAAGCAAAGATGTTGTTACGACTAGCAAAATCTGGCTTATGTAGGAATTGCTATTTGCTCTCACTATAGAATCCACTTTATGAAAAAAGCATTTTTCTGGACACAACCCTTGTTTTTATTGGGAATATCTTTAGTTCTTTATATAATGGCACTTAGCTTGCCAGCACTGGCTTTTGAGATAGTCGAATACAAGACAATATACACAAATTCAATTACTATCATGAAGGGGGCTGAAGTGACGATGTGGGGAGTACTTGGATTGTTATTTCTTCAAGCTCCTGCTATTGGTTGGTTAGCTAATCCACTTTATTGGCTTTCTTGCAAATTTTTTGTCCAGAAGAAATACTATTTCTCAATAGCTTCTGCTTTTAGTGCAATTATTGTAGGCTTTACCGGCACAATATCAACATATTGGTTTCCCTTACCCAATGGTAGTAATCCTGATAGTCAGCTTCTATTAATCAAGTTACTTCCTGGTTTCTGGCTATGGCTTGCGGCTCCTGCCTTTCTCATGATGATTACTAGTGGATTTGTTTATGGGAAATACAAAAATAGCCTTGAAAACAAAAGTGTAAAATTTCCCTAGACTGAGTGAAAGCAATTGTTAGCATTTGTGGCAAAGTAATGAACTACAAAGCAGATTGTAGGTAAGTGTTCAGGAGTCAGAATTCAGGAGTCAGAAGGTTTGAAAAATCAAGAGAAATATTTGATGAATTAATTTGCTAATCCTATAGATATTTCCAAATTCTGGCTTCTGACTACTGGGTGCTGAATTCTTACGATTGTAGGATATAATTTACTCGCTATTTCCTAATATTTTGCTCAATTTACATCTCAAATACTGTGGCGTGTTGGCGCATTATGCTAATTGGCGATCGCCCAAAGTCAACTTGTGATGTTTTAATAGCACATTATGAGTTATAGTGAATGTATAAACAGCGATAACGCTATACGTTGTGAGGCAACCAATATGGATGCCAATGAAGTTTTAAGACGATATGCCAACGGAGAAAGAAATTTTAGAGAGGCAGACTGGAGAGGAATCAGCCTAACTAACGCAAATTTGAGTGGAATAGACTTGAGTGGCGCACATTTGAGTAACGCAGATTTGAGCGACTCCGATTTAAGCAATGCTAATTTAAACTGGGCTGGACTCAAAGGAAGCAATTTCAATAGGGCAAATCTGCGGGGAGCAAAAATGCCTGATGGAAGAAAACACAATGATTTCTTGGAGTCTGCTAATTATTTCTTTAGTTAACACCTGACAATAAATCTGCTATTGGTGAGCGATGTCTTTATCTCAAGACATCGCTTGTTTCTAGATATAGCAATATTTACAGCCAGGTAAAACACTATCAATAAATTAACCTAATTTCGTTCTGGAGATTTTGAAAAATGTCCTTTACTATCGAGTCTGCGCGCTCTATTTTTCCCGACACTCTAGTTGCTAATGTGGTTCCGGCTACGGTTGAATCATGTAATCAACTCAGCGCTGAGGATCAGTTAGCTTTGCTTTGGTTTGCTTATACCGAGATGGGAGTTACAATCACCCCCGCTGCTATGGGAGCAGCCAATATGGTCTTCGCAGAAAAAACTCTGACGCAAATTAAGCAGATGTCTGCGGAGAAGCAAACGCAAATGATGTGCGATCTAGTGAACCATGCTGATACTCCCATCTGCCGTACCTATTCATCTTTCGGCACAAACATCAAGTTGGGCTTCTGGTATGAGTTAGGCGAGTGGATGAAACTAGGAATCGTTGCCCCGATTCCAGAAGGTTATAAACTTTCTCCGCAAGCATCAGATGTTCTCGAAGCTATCCGTCAACTTGAAGGCGGTCAGCAACTCACTGTATTACAAAATATTGTCGTTAATATGGGGTATACCTCAAAGGTTAGCGCGCAAAACGTCAAACAACCTGTGGTTCCACCTCAAGATATCGCGCCAAGAGCTAAGGTCAGCATTGAGGGCATCGATAACTTAACAGTCCTCAGCTACATGGAGAATATGAACGCCTTTGACTTTCAAGGGGCTGTGGCTTTATTTACTGAAGATGGTGCCTTGCAACCGCCTTTCCAGGAACCGATTGTGGGTCAGAAGAACATCCTCGCTTATATGCGTGAAGAATGCTACGGACTCAAGCTCATACCAGAGCGAGGGGTAACTGAATCAGCAGCAGGAGAATTTACTCAGACTAAGGTGATGGGTAAAGTCCAAACTCCTTGGTTTACTGACAGTGTTAGCATAAATCTAGCATGGCGGTTTTTGCTCAACCCGCAAGGACAGATTTTCTTTGTGGCAATTGACGTGCTGGCATCTCCTCAAGAACTTATGGAACTGGGCTTGATCCGATAGAACACCCTTGGGTAATTTGGCATATAGTCCTGACAAGTTCCTGAATATCCCATCTGCATAATCCTCTGAACCCCTGAAATAGCAGGGTTTCTTTGTTTTTATTCTTGGGTGCAATATTAGTTGAAGATTGATAGACAAGACCCTATATTTAGTGGGAACACAATTTTGGGAACTTTGACAAAAGTCTATTACACCAATAAAAGCCTAGAAACAATATCATAAACATTGCAATTGTGTAAATACTTTGTTATGATATTTATATGGAACTTAAAAATGAGGTCAAGCCCATGCTCTACACCGATAAAGAAGGGAAGACCCTCAACTCAGAGAATTGTATAACTGCTAACAGCTTCTTTATTGAATCTGAGGTGTACATCTGTGAACCATTGGAAATGCACTTCAATCAAGCAGGGGATTTAAAAGCGGGGAAAAAACCGAAGAAAGCAATTGCAAATCTTCGTAGTGATGGCAGTGAACTAATCCCAGCTGAAGTTCAAGGGCATATAAATAAAGAAGGCAATCAATTGCTGAATGTGCCTCTTGCAACTGGCTACACAGTAGATGATGAGGGAATGATGAATACCTACGCTATTCAACCCGTGATGTCTTTGGCAGAGTATCCCTCACCAAAACAACAACAGCGCTACGTCGTCCAGGGGATAGTAGCTATCTTGTTTGTTGCTCTGACACTGATGACTGCATTTGCTGTCAGCTAGGGTAACAATATCTCGGTATTTAGGTTCAGATAGAAGATAGATATCTAGCGCGAGGCTCTAGCACTAACGGCGCGTTGGAGATTAGCCAAAGCCCGATTGTAATCTAAAATTGCCGTAACTCGATTACCTTCGGCTCTGGTCAAGTCGTTTTCTGCCTCGATGACTTCTGTTTGCGTACCTACGCCAGCTTGATATCTAATTCTGGCAATATTCAAGGCTTCCCTAGCTTGTTCTAAACCCACACTAGAAGTCTGCACATTATCTAAATTAGAGCGTAGTTGAGCGTAGTATTGTTCCACATTAAAGCGAATTTGGTCACGCTGATTCGCAAATTGAGTTTCGGCGATCGCAATATTAGTTCTAGCTTGCGCCGCTCTGGCGTTGGCTGCTCCCCCATCGAATAAATTAACGCTGGCTTGCAGTCCAATGGAATAACCATCAGTAACGCTGACACTATCGTCAAAGCGATCAAGTAAGTTATAACTTGTGACTAACCCAACTTGCGGTCTTACCTGGGCTAACGCCTGTCGTCGCTGTTGTTCAGAAATATTTCTTTGGGCTATTTGTTGGCGCAATTCTGGGCGATTTTGAAAGGCTTCAACAATAGTTTGTTCTAAGCTTGGTTGCCAAAGTCCTGCCAGTGCAACTGTATCTGCTGCCGTGATATCTACTGACTGCGGTAAACTGAGCAGTGTACCAAACTGACGACGAGCAATTTGCTGATCTGACAGAGAATTAGTCAAGTCTTGTTGGGCATTAGCTAAATTTACCTGAGCTTGCAGCACATCAAATCTTGTCCCCACACCTGCGCGTTCTCTGGCTTGAGCATCTCGCAAACTGGCTTGAGCATTGGCTACCGCAGATTGATTAATTCTGACTTGTTCATCTGCTTGTTGTAAGTTGTAGTATTGAGTTTTGATATTGAGTTCAATTTCTCTAGATTGATTTTCGACATCTAACTCATCTATCCGTAACTGTTCTTCAGCTTGTTTAATAATTGCTTGACGACTGCCAGATGTATAAAGGTCATAATTTAGTTGTGCTGTACCGTTAAAAGAGGTACTAGGTTGAGAATCACTACTACTAAAGCCATTACCACTGTTAGTCACACTTCCATTAATATCAAGAGTGGGAAACAAAGCCGCTTGAGATTCTCGGAGTGCAGCGCGACTGCGTTCTAACTCTAAAATTGTGACTTGTAAATTGCGATTGTTGCGTCTGGCTAATTCTAAAGCCTGCGCCAAACTAATAGGGACAGTTTTTTGAATCTGCACCTCTTCTCTTTTCGTCGGAAATTGGAGAGGGTTGGCACTAGGATTTAAGTTTTGTGGCGGTGTCTGCGATGAATTTTGAGCATTAGCGTTTCTTGGCACAGCAGAAATTAATAGGGCGATCGCCACAACAACCCAGGTAGAATGCACAGAAGACAGCATAAGGTTTAGATACTAATGAGAAAATAGGGAATGGGGAGTAAAACAGAGAGTTTACGATATTTGATTTTGTCTGACTTCACCTGAACGGAGGATATTCGCAATTGCCAAATTTAACCGACAATCAAACCATCCTGTACGCGGATAGTTCTTTGAGTTTGAGCCGCAATATCTGGTTCATGGGTCACAATTATAATTGTGATGCCTTGCTGGTTTAATTCTGTGAGTAAATTCATCACTTCATAAGAAGTTTCTGTATCTAACGCACCTGTGGGTTCATCTGCCAAAACTAATGCTGGCCGATTAACTAAAGCACGGGCGATCGCTACTCGTTGTTGTTGTCCCCCAGAAAGTTGACTAGGACGGTTGAGAATGCGATCGCCTAGCCCCACTCTTGTTAACGCATCCAAGGCTCTTTCGCGGCGTTTACTTTTGGGTAAGTTAGCATAAACCATTGGTAACATCACGTTTTCTAGTGCTGTTGATCGTGCTAATAAATTAAATTGTTGAAAAACAAAACCTATCCTTTGATTGCGGATATATGCTAATTCATCATCATTAAAAGTAGTTAGGTTTCTGCCTTCAAAAATATAGTCGCCATTAGTCGGTCTATCTAAACATCCTAGAATATTCATCAGCGTCGATTTACCTGAACCTGATGCACCCATAATTGCCACATATTCGCCTTCTTCAATGGCTAATTGAATTCCCTTGAGAATGGGAACACTCATTTCTCCTAATTTATATGTTTTAGTAATAGATTCCATCCAAATCATGTTTACCATATTATTTAATGCTGAGTGTTTAGTGAAAATATGAGTTATTAATTTCTTTCTAATAACTTTTAGCTCTAGTCTCTCTTCTCAACTAATCGCTACGTAAAGCTGTAATAGGGTCTAATTTTGAAGCATTGCGAGCCGGAATAACACCAGCAACTAAACCGACAGATAATGAAAGTCCAAAACCTGCAATTACTGAAGCAAAAGAAATCACAAAAGGAAATTTAAAAATATTGGCAGCCACAAAGGCAATTAGAATCCCACTACCCATGCCAATACCACCACCCACAATAGAAATGACGATCGCCTCTGCTAAAAATTGATTGAGAATAGCCGCATTAGTTGCCCCTACGGCTTTGCGAATGCCAATTTCGCGCGTTCGTTCTACCACCGAAACCAGCATAATATTAGCAATACCAATTCCGCCGACCACCAGAGAAATTCCGGCGATCGCTACTATCATAATCGTAAATAACCCGACAACATTCGTGAATGTACTAACAATATCAGCTTGATTAGTAATCCGAAAATCATCA encodes:
- the mgtA gene encoding magnesium-translocating P-type ATPase, with product MKTLSQSPYSSKKPKTGSSQSVDSSKTLIDIAQHNVDGVLHLFDTSLEGLSETEAKRRLEKSGLNEIAREKAIAWYVQLLKTVTNPLSLLLIVLATISLLTGSPTAALIIFAMVIFGGLLRFSQEFQSNKAAEKLREMVSATATVSRLGAAPKKEKGITAGKEIAVKLLVPGDVIFLSAGDMIPADVRLIATKDLFLSQSTLTGESLPTEKHAELPDHNEKNPLELVNLCFMGTAVVSGSGTAVVAETGSHTYLASLAKTVSGRKPRTSFDKGVNGVTMLLLRFMLIMAPLVFVINGVVKGNWIEAFTFGLSVAVGLAPEMLPVIVTANLAKGAITMSNKKVIVKNIDAIQDFGSMNILCTDKTGTLTQDKIVLQRHLDPYGQESTDVLKYAYLNSFYQTGLKNLLDIAVLDHNQELASLDIEKNYQKFDEIPFDFVRRRMSVVVEEMGKQHILICKGAVEEVLKVCTQLKVNDQVLPMDESVHTKVADLQQKLNSEGLRVVSVAYKVMPTDQSHYAITDESDLILLGNIAFLDPPKDSAAQAIKALKRNGVDIKIITGDNEIITRKICKDVGLPIQKVLLGSDIDSLSDDELASSAATTTIFAKFSPTQKAKVIQVLRKKGNIVGYMGDGINDAAALREADVGISVDTAVDIAKESADIILLEKNLLILESGVIEGRKTFANIIKYIRMGTSSNFGNMFSVLGASAILPFLPMQPVQILINNLLYDFSQTGIPFDDVDRDDLVKPPKWKVDNIQRFMMFIGPVSSIFDYSTFALMWFIFGANSVDNQALFQTGWFVESLMTQTLIIHVIRTAKIPFFQSRASLPMLMITATVMGVGMYLPFSPIGSSLGLVPLPAVYFLWLALILTCYCVLTQLVKTWFIKKYGYT
- a CDS encoding ABC transporter ATP-binding protein, which encodes MVNMIWMESITKTYKLGEMSVPILKGIQLAIEEGEYVAIMGASGSGKSTLMNILGCLDRPTNGDYIFEGRNLTTFNDDELAYIRNQRIGFVFQQFNLLARSTALENVMLPMVYANLPKSKRRERALDALTRVGLGDRILNRPSQLSGGQQQRVAIARALVNRPALVLADEPTGALDTETSYEVMNLLTELNQQGITIIIVTHEPDIAAQTQRTIRVQDGLIVG
- a CDS encoding ssl1498 family light-harvesting-like protein: MLYTDKEGKTLNSENCITANSFFIESEVYICEPLEMHFNQAGDLKAGKKPKKAIANLRSDGSELIPAEVQGHINKEGNQLLNVPLATGYTVDDEGMMNTYAIQPVMSLAEYPSPKQQQRYVVQGIVAILFVALTLMTAFAVS
- a CDS encoding pentapeptide repeat-containing protein, coding for MDANEVLRRYANGERNFREADWRGISLTNANLSGIDLSGAHLSNADLSDSDLSNANLNWAGLKGSNFNRANLRGAKMPDGRKHNDFLESANYFFS
- a CDS encoding TolC family protein, with protein sequence MLSSVHSTWVVVAIALLISAVPRNANAQNSSQTPPQNLNPSANPLQFPTKREEVQIQKTVPISLAQALELARRNNRNLQVTILELERSRAALRESQAALFPTLDINGSVTNSGNGFSSSDSQPSTSFNGTAQLNYDLYTSGSRQAIIKQAEEQLRIDELDVENQSREIELNIKTQYYNLQQADEQVRINQSAVANAQASLRDAQARERAGVGTRFDVLQAQVNLANAQQDLTNSLSDQQIARRQFGTLLSLPQSVDITAADTVALAGLWQPSLEQTIVEAFQNRPELRQQIAQRNISEQQRRQALAQVRPQVGLVTSYNLLDRFDDSVSVTDGYSIGLQASVNLFDGGAANARAAQARTNIAIAETQFANQRDQIRFNVEQYYAQLRSNLDNVQTSSVGLEQAREALNIARIRYQAGVGTQTEVIEAENDLTRAEGNRVTAILDYNRALANLQRAVSARASR
- a CDS encoding DUF6544 family protein codes for the protein MTKQISLNTLWDLAISKDRVFDSDEFAHLPEAARRYLEHAIAPGTKIASAVRLQMHGEIKLKSWIPFKAEQVICWEHGLIWSATAWMNGLPIVGSDRIIDGVGAMQWKLLGIFPVMIASGSDITRSAVGRLQSESICLPSVFYGDDVTWTTIDSSHLHSSFVLQDERAELDLTIDQTGRLKTVKLPRWGNPEGAEFHDVDFGAIIDDEGTFSGYTIPTRLRVGWYFGSERFESEGEFFRATIDNAIYR
- a CDS encoding orange carotenoid protein N-terminal domain-containing protein gives rise to the protein MSFTIESARSIFPDTLVANVVPATVESCNQLSAEDQLALLWFAYTEMGVTITPAAMGAANMVFAEKTLTQIKQMSAEKQTQMMCDLVNHADTPICRTYSSFGTNIKLGFWYELGEWMKLGIVAPIPEGYKLSPQASDVLEAIRQLEGGQQLTVLQNIVVNMGYTSKVSAQNVKQPVVPPQDIAPRAKVSIEGIDNLTVLSYMENMNAFDFQGAVALFTEDGALQPPFQEPIVGQKNILAYMREECYGLKLIPERGVTESAAGEFTQTKVMGKVQTPWFTDSVSINLAWRFLLNPQGQIFFVAIDVLASPQELMELGLIR
- a CDS encoding Uma2 family endonuclease codes for the protein MRSPIPVFSVAEYLEAETKSELRHEYLGGQIFAMAGGSKAHNIITLNIASRLRSQLRGGASDVFMSDMKVKLSATNQNQTIFYYPDVVVTCSSEDRDNYFLNYPCVIFEVLSPSTEVSVGVARRRHRREKLVNYQTIGSLQEYVLVSQDEIKVEVYRQDLLGNWTQEILGIEDKLVLNSVNLQLTMTDIYEDIF
- a CDS encoding DUF2807 domain-containing protein — protein: MFAACSLNLGGLRGSGIVKTESREVAGFSSISFKSVGRVRVQQTGKESLTISAEDNILPLLDSRVKDHILYLGIVNDSSFAPTKPIEFVLQVKSLKSLHIDGVGSIEAKGIQGKQLSVSLDGVGSMTIAGSTDVLDLSLSGVGSFKGEEFKTKQATVRHSGVGSAVVNVSDRLDATVSGVGSVEYIGSPQVRESVKGVGSVKKR